In Primulina huaijiensis isolate GDHJ02 chromosome 4, ASM1229523v2, whole genome shotgun sequence, a genomic segment contains:
- the LOC140975271 gene encoding 5'-adenylylsulfate reductase-like 4, with amino-acid sequence MAVCWRMYFVALKLLLLMGRLSCADSIRVPLPPACPLNSLEDFMTDSNNCLFCFEGSRFPNSTNVIEGDDAVLQKALHRVHKNQDYTALLFYASWCPFSGNFKPSFSVLSSIFPSIPHLAIEEAAVRPSILAKYGVHGFPALLLVNSTVHMRYHGSRTVESLISFYANVTGIKMSPHNGVSWDEIGFSEYHGKQDLIQEICPFPWAKSPENLLQQETYLALATIFVILRLLYFASQMLKGCHLTWKIYIAHNKLKKLWLNPMAYFDGVKQLCNHLKKPCKNSNLQEGAKNAKVWASKSLATVSFGDSNSSRDVPLCL; translated from the exons ATGGCGGTGTGCTGGAGAATGTATTTCGTTGCTTTGAAACTTTTGCTTCTCATGGGGAGGCTATCGTGCGCCGATTCCATTAGGGTTCCGTTGCCTCCGGCCTGTCCGTTGAATTCCTTGGAGGATTTCATGACGGATTCTAACAATTGTCTGTTCTGCTTCGAGGGATCACGTTTTCCTAACTCTACCAACGTAATTGAG GGGGATGATGCTGTACTGCAGAAGGCATTGCATAGGGTTCACAAAAATCAAGATTATACTGCTCTTCTTTTCTATGCATCTTGGTGTCCTTTCTCTGGAAATTTTAAACCTAGCTTCTCAGTTTTGTCCTCCATTTTCCCTTCCATTCCTCATTTAGCAATCGAAGAAGCAGCTGTAAGGCCAAG CATTTTAGCGAAGTATGGAGTCCATGGGTTCCCTGCTTTGTTGCTTGTAAACTCCACCGTGCACATGCGGTATCATGGTTCTCGGACTGTGGAGTCTCTCATCTCTTTCTATGCAAATGTTACAG gCATAAAAATGTCACCACATAATGGAGTTTCCTGGGATGAGATTGGATTCTCTGAGTATCACGGGAAACAAGACCTTATCCAGGAAATCTGCCCATTTCCCTGGGCAAAGTCTCCTGAAAATCTACTCCAGCAGGAAACCTATTTGGCCCTGGCAacaatttttgtgattttaagATTGCTCTATTTTGCTTCCCAAATGCTTAAAGGATGTCACTTGACCTGGAAGATATACATTGCACATAATAAGTTGAAGAAGTTGTGGCTAAATCCCATGGCATATTTTGACGGAGTTAAACAGCTATGTAATCATCTAAAGAAACCATGCAAGAATAGCAATTTGCAGGAAGGTGCTAAGAATGCTAAGGTGTGGGCGTCTAAGTCATTAGCTACTGTTTCATTTGGAGATTCCAACTCAAGCCGTGATGTGCCGCTGTGTCTGTAA